A region from the Sulfurivermis fontis genome encodes:
- a CDS encoding DUF4124 domain-containing protein, protein MNKGNSFRGLMLAAALLAASAGSLATTMYKWTDSEGNVQYTQTPPPKGSFQKMTPPPAPASEPTPTQATEPAAEQPAAETGQEEAERKRLEAAVAKHNCETARKNLDIYTAFRRVMNDKGEIVTLDDDERAAKIKEANEMIQKYCR, encoded by the coding sequence ATGAACAAGGGAAACTCATTCCGGGGACTCATGCTCGCTGCCGCTCTGCTGGCCGCCTCAGCGGGCAGCCTCGCCACCACCATGTACAAGTGGACCGACAGTGAGGGCAATGTTCAGTACACGCAAACCCCGCCGCCCAAGGGCAGTTTCCAGAAGATGACCCCGCCGCCGGCCCCCGCCTCGGAACCCACGCCGACACAAGCAACAGAACCCGCCGCGGAACAACCCGCCGCAGAGACCGGGCAGGAAGAGGCGGAACGTAAGCGGCTGGAGGCTGCCGTGGCCAAGCACAACTGCGAAACCGCGCGCAAGAACCTGGATATCTACACCGCCTTCCGCCGCGTCATGAACGACAAGGGCGAGATCGTCACCCTGGACGACGATGAACGGGCAGCCAAGATCAAGGAAGCCAACGAGATGATTCAGAAGTACTGCCGCTGA
- a CDS encoding phenylpyruvate tautomerase MIF-related protein, producing the protein MPYLLIKTNLTPAADAVPALLRNVSQQMAQALGKPEDYVMVALEHSCPMLFAGSDAPLAYLELKSIGLPQARTAELSALLADLLHRELGISPARIYIEFADAAAPLWGWNGATF; encoded by the coding sequence ATGCCTTACCTGCTTATCAAGACCAATCTGACACCTGCGGCCGACGCCGTCCCGGCGCTGCTGCGCAACGTATCGCAGCAGATGGCCCAGGCCCTCGGAAAACCCGAGGACTATGTCATGGTGGCGCTGGAACACTCCTGCCCCATGCTGTTCGCGGGCAGTGACGCCCCCCTCGCCTACCTGGAATTGAAGAGCATCGGCCTGCCCCAGGCGCGCACGGCCGAACTTTCCGCCCTGCTCGCCGACCTGCTCCACCGGGAACTGGGCATCAGTCCCGCCCGCATCTACATCGAGTTCGCCGATGCCGCCGCCCCGCTGTGGGGCTGGAACGGCGCGACGTTTTAA
- a CDS encoding acetolactate synthase 3 catalytic subunit — translation MELTGAEIVVRFLQDEGVEYLFGYPGGAVLHIYDALYKQDAVKHILVRHEQAATHAADGYARSTGKSGVVLVTSGPGATNAVTGIATAYMDSIPMVVLTGQVPTSLIGNDAFQEVDSVGITRPCVKHNFLVKDVKDLAITLKKAFYIAQTGRPGPVVVDIPKDVTANRTKYVFPKTVSMRSYNPVVKGHTGQIKRAVGMILGAKRPMLYTGGGVVLNDASKQLIEFARLLGYPVTNTSMGLGGYPASDKQFVGMLGMHGTYEANMAMSHCDVLVAIGARFDDRVTGNVQKFCPHAKIIHIDIDPSSISKNVKVDVPIVGSVEQVLKDMLKLIKESGETPDGDALAKWWKQIDEWRAKDCLKYDKSSELIKPQYVLETLHKITKGDAFVCSDVGQHQMWTAQFYRFDKPRRWINSGGLGTMGFGLPAAMGVQFAHPKATVVCVTGEGSIQMNIQELSTCLQYGLPIKIICLNNRFLGMVRQWQEFFYDRRYSHSYMESLPDFVKLAEAYGHVGMQIDKPADVEAALKEAFTKYKNRLVFMNFLTDQTENVYPMVPAGAGLDEMILV, via the coding sequence GTGGAGCTGACCGGTGCCGAAATCGTCGTCCGTTTTCTGCAAGACGAGGGCGTCGAATATCTGTTCGGTTACCCGGGTGGTGCCGTGCTGCATATCTACGACGCCCTGTACAAGCAGGATGCCGTCAAGCACATCCTGGTGCGGCACGAGCAGGCCGCGACCCACGCCGCCGACGGTTATGCCCGCTCCACCGGCAAGTCCGGTGTCGTCCTGGTAACCTCCGGCCCCGGCGCCACCAATGCCGTCACCGGCATCGCCACCGCCTATATGGATTCCATCCCCATGGTGGTGCTGACCGGCCAGGTGCCTACCAGCCTGATCGGTAACGACGCCTTCCAGGAGGTGGACTCCGTGGGCATTACCCGCCCCTGCGTCAAGCACAACTTCCTGGTGAAGGACGTCAAGGATCTGGCCATCACCCTCAAGAAGGCCTTCTACATCGCCCAGACCGGCCGCCCCGGTCCGGTGGTGGTGGACATCCCCAAGGACGTCACCGCCAACCGCACCAAGTACGTGTTCCCCAAGACGGTGAGCATGCGTTCCTACAATCCGGTGGTGAAGGGCCACACCGGCCAGATCAAGCGTGCGGTGGGCATGATCCTCGGTGCCAAGCGGCCGATGCTGTACACCGGCGGTGGCGTGGTGCTGAATGATGCCTCCAAACAGCTGATCGAATTCGCGCGCCTGCTCGGCTATCCGGTGACCAACACCTCCATGGGCCTGGGCGGCTATCCGGCCAGCGACAAGCAGTTCGTCGGCATGCTGGGCATGCACGGCACCTACGAGGCCAACATGGCGATGTCGCACTGCGATGTGCTGGTGGCCATCGGCGCCCGTTTCGACGACCGCGTCACCGGCAACGTGCAGAAGTTCTGCCCGCACGCCAAGATCATCCACATCGACATCGATCCGTCTTCCATCTCCAAGAACGTGAAGGTGGACGTCCCCATCGTCGGCAGCGTCGAGCAGGTGCTGAAGGACATGCTCAAGCTGATCAAGGAGTCCGGCGAGACGCCCGACGGCGACGCGCTGGCCAAGTGGTGGAAGCAGATCGACGAGTGGCGCGCCAAGGATTGTCTCAAGTACGACAAGAGTTCCGAGCTGATCAAGCCGCAGTACGTGCTGGAGACCCTGCACAAGATCACCAAGGGCGATGCCTTCGTCTGCTCCGACGTGGGGCAGCACCAGATGTGGACCGCGCAGTTCTACCGCTTCGACAAGCCGCGCCGCTGGATCAACTCCGGCGGCCTCGGCACCATGGGCTTCGGCCTGCCGGCGGCGATGGGCGTGCAGTTCGCCCACCCCAAGGCCACTGTGGTGTGCGTCACCGGCGAAGGCTCCATTCAGATGAACATCCAGGAGCTGTCCACCTGCCTGCAGTACGGTCTGCCCATCAAGATCATCTGCCTCAACAATCGCTTCCTCGGCATGGTGCGGCAGTGGCAGGAGTTCTTCTACGACCGGCGCTATTCGCATTCCTATATGGAGTCGCTGCCCGACTTCGTGAAGCTGGCCGAGGCCTACGGCCATGTCGGCATGCAGATCGACAAGCCGGCGGACGTGGAGGCGGCGCTGAAGGAGGCCTTCACCAAGTACAAGAACCGTCTGGTGTTCATGAACTTCCTCACCGACCAGACGGAGAATGTCTATCCCATGGTTCCGGCCGGTGCCGGCCTGGACGAAATGATTCTGGTGTAA
- a CDS encoding proline--tRNA ligase, producing MRASRTLIATVKETPADAEVISHQLMLRAGLIRKLAAGLYTWLPLGLRVLRNVEAIVREEMNRAGAQEVLMPAVQPAELWQESGRWDQMGEEMLRLKDRHQRDFCFGPTHEEIITDLCRNELRSYKQLPANFYQIQTKFRDERRPRFGVMRAREFLMKDAYSFHINEESLKETYQVMHDTYCRIFDRLGLQYRPVLADTGAIGGTGSHEFHVLADSGEDAIAFSDQSDYAANVEMAEALAPAGPRPAPGEDLRLVDTPTAKTIAELVEQFQQPIERTVKTLVVRGREGGLVALLVRGDHELNAIKAAKLPQVASPLQMATEAEIRAVVNAGPGSLGPIKLPLPLIADRTVAQMADFAAGANVDGKHYFGINWERDLPLPEVADIRNVVEGDPSPDGQGTLHIKRGIEVGHIFQLGKKYSEAMKAAVLDESGKAVTLTMGCYGIGVSRVVAAAIEQNHDERGIIWPDAIAPFHLALVPIGMHKSERLAAAAEQLYAELQAAGYSVLFDDRKERPGVIFADLDLLGIPHRLVLSERGLDAGSIEYKGRRDAEAQDVALAGLTGFLAGKVKR from the coding sequence ATGCGCGCATCCCGCACCCTGATCGCCACCGTCAAGGAAACCCCGGCGGACGCCGAAGTCATCAGCCACCAGCTCATGCTGCGCGCCGGCCTGATCCGCAAACTGGCCGCCGGCCTCTACACCTGGCTGCCGCTCGGCCTGCGCGTGCTGCGCAACGTCGAGGCCATCGTGCGCGAGGAGATGAACCGCGCCGGCGCCCAGGAGGTGCTGATGCCGGCAGTGCAGCCGGCCGAGCTGTGGCAGGAGTCCGGGCGCTGGGACCAGATGGGCGAGGAGATGCTGCGCCTGAAGGACCGCCACCAGCGCGACTTCTGTTTCGGCCCGACCCATGAGGAGATCATCACCGACCTGTGCCGCAACGAGCTGCGCTCCTACAAGCAGCTGCCGGCCAACTTCTACCAGATCCAGACCAAGTTCCGCGACGAGCGCCGGCCGCGCTTCGGCGTGATGCGGGCGCGGGAATTCCTGATGAAGGATGCCTACTCCTTCCACATCAATGAGGAGTCGCTGAAGGAAACCTATCAGGTGATGCACGACACCTACTGCCGCATCTTCGACCGCCTCGGCCTGCAATACCGCCCGGTGCTGGCCGACACCGGCGCCATCGGCGGCACCGGCTCGCACGAGTTCCACGTCCTGGCCGACTCCGGCGAGGATGCCATCGCCTTCTCCGACCAGAGCGATTACGCCGCCAACGTGGAGATGGCCGAGGCCCTGGCACCGGCCGGCCCCCGCCCGGCACCGGGCGAGGACCTGCGCCTGGTCGACACCCCCACGGCGAAGACCATCGCCGAGCTGGTGGAACAGTTCCAGCAACCCATCGAACGCACGGTGAAAACCTTGGTGGTGCGCGGCCGTGAGGGCGGACTGGTGGCCCTGCTGGTGCGCGGCGACCACGAGCTGAACGCCATCAAGGCGGCCAAGCTGCCGCAGGTGGCGAGCCCGCTGCAGATGGCCACCGAAGCGGAGATCCGCGCCGTCGTGAATGCCGGTCCCGGCTCACTCGGCCCCATCAAACTGCCGCTCCCCCTCATCGCCGATCGCACGGTGGCGCAGATGGCCGACTTCGCAGCCGGCGCCAACGTCGACGGCAAGCACTACTTCGGCATCAACTGGGAGCGAGACCTGCCGCTGCCCGAAGTCGCCGACATCCGCAACGTGGTGGAAGGCGACCCCAGCCCGGACGGCCAGGGTACGCTGCACATCAAGCGCGGCATCGAGGTCGGCCACATCTTCCAGCTGGGCAAGAAATATTCCGAGGCGATGAAGGCGGCGGTGCTGGACGAGAGCGGCAAGGCGGTCACCCTGACCATGGGCTGCTACGGCATCGGCGTGTCACGCGTGGTGGCCGCCGCCATCGAGCAGAACCACGACGAGCGCGGCATCATCTGGCCGGACGCCATCGCCCCCTTCCACCTGGCCCTGGTGCCCATCGGCATGCACAAGTCCGAGCGCCTGGCGGCGGCGGCCGAACAGCTGTACGCGGAACTGCAGGCCGCCGGCTACAGCGTACTGTTCGACGACCGCAAGGAGCGCCCCGGCGTGATCTTCGCCGACCTCGACCTGCTCGGCATCCCGCACCGTCTGGTGCTTTCCGAGCGTGGTCTCGACGCCGGTAGCATCGAATACAAGGGACGCCGCGACGCCGAGGCTCAGGACGTTGCCCTGGCCGGGCTGACCGGATTCCTCGCCGGCAAGGTCAAACGCTGA
- a CDS encoding lytic transglycosylase domain-containing protein has translation MGNRRTLALGLLLAAATVHGAPQQLDEDLRQRLALALAEDGSAQDRFEAEVWLTDMATRLTPRLPDPQERLNLLRQVYREAKRADLPPELVLAVIQVESNFDRFAISVAGAQGLMQIMPFWLDEIGHPDDNLFHIHTNLRMGCTILRYYLDKEGGDLTRALARYNGSPGSARYPQRIYTALRTHWYK, from the coding sequence ATGGGAAACCGGCGCACCCTCGCTCTGGGCCTGCTGCTGGCAGCGGCGACAGTCCACGGTGCGCCGCAGCAGCTGGATGAGGATCTGCGTCAGCGGCTGGCGCTGGCCCTGGCGGAAGATGGCAGCGCGCAGGATCGCTTCGAGGCCGAGGTCTGGCTCACCGACATGGCAACCCGGCTTACGCCGCGCCTGCCTGACCCGCAGGAGCGGCTGAACCTGTTGCGCCAGGTCTATCGGGAGGCAAAACGTGCCGACCTGCCGCCGGAACTGGTGCTTGCCGTGATCCAGGTGGAAAGTAATTTCGATCGCTTCGCCATCTCGGTGGCCGGCGCGCAGGGACTGATGCAAATCATGCCGTTCTGGCTCGATGAAATCGGCCACCCCGACGACAACCTGTTCCACATCCACACCAATCTGCGCATGGGCTGCACCATTCTGCGCTACTACCTGGACAAGGAAGGCGGCGATCTCACCCGCGCCCTGGCCCGCTACAACGGCAGTCCCGGCAGCGCCAGATACCCGCAGCGCATCTACACCGCGCTGCGCACACACTGGTACAAATAG
- a CDS encoding efflux RND transporter periplasmic adaptor subunit codes for MKMTRGILVLCGLLASTALPAGEVTGSLQWLRRVELSTPASGVISQVAVNNGDEVQQGQLLLNLDPRGFNALVRKAESRVLSAREARDEAKRELERTSEMYDRTLLSDHELQLAKIALSNAEAELQAAEAERTLARLELEYSRVTAPFDGVILERRAEVGQTVVTRMQSVPLLVLAETGRMLARVEVSEQELAALRTGLDVQVRAGNKVFQGKVQRVGMEPVIAAGGVARYEVDVLFEYPRTERLRAGQSAVVVLP; via the coding sequence ATGAAGATGACGCGTGGGATATTGGTGTTGTGCGGTCTGCTGGCCTCCACAGCGCTGCCGGCGGGAGAGGTGACCGGGAGCCTGCAATGGCTGCGTCGCGTGGAGCTGAGCACGCCAGCCTCCGGGGTGATCAGCCAGGTAGCGGTCAATAATGGCGACGAGGTGCAGCAGGGACAGCTGCTGCTCAATCTTGATCCGCGCGGTTTCAATGCCCTGGTGAGGAAGGCGGAGTCCCGGGTGCTGAGTGCGCGGGAGGCGCGGGACGAAGCCAAGCGTGAACTGGAGCGGACGAGCGAGATGTATGACCGCACTTTGCTGTCGGATCACGAATTGCAGTTGGCCAAGATAGCGCTGAGCAATGCCGAGGCGGAGTTGCAAGCAGCCGAGGCTGAACGCACGTTGGCGCGACTGGAACTGGAGTACAGCCGGGTAACGGCACCCTTCGACGGTGTGATCCTGGAGCGCCGTGCCGAGGTGGGTCAGACGGTGGTGACACGTATGCAGAGTGTGCCGTTGCTGGTGTTAGCCGAGACTGGCCGCATGCTGGCACGGGTCGAGGTGAGCGAGCAGGAACTGGCGGCGTTGCGCACAGGCTTGGATGTGCAGGTGCGTGCCGGCAACAAGGTCTTTCAGGGCAAGGTGCAGCGGGTGGGTATGGAGCCGGTGATTGCCGCCGGCGGCGTGGCCCGCTACGAAGTCGATGTCCTGTTTGAATATCCCCGCACCGAGCGTCTGCGCGCCGGGCAGAGCGCAGTTGTCGTGTTGCCCTGA
- the ilvN gene encoding acetolactate synthase small subunit: MRHIISILIENEAGALSRVAGLFSARGYNIESLTVAPTEDPSLSRMTLVTRGSDDIIEQITKQLNKLIDVVKLMDLTEGPHIEREMMLIKVRAVGGDQRDEVKRMADIFRGRIIDVTDSTYTIEVTGDSAKLDGFIQALDKGLILETVRSGVMGISRGEKALRI, translated from the coding sequence ATGCGGCACATCATCTCCATCCTGATTGAAAACGAGGCCGGCGCGCTGTCGCGCGTGGCCGGGCTGTTCTCCGCGCGCGGCTACAATATCGAATCGCTCACCGTGGCACCCACCGAGGATCCTTCGCTGTCGCGCATGACCCTGGTGACGCGCGGTTCCGACGACATCATCGAGCAGATCACCAAGCAGCTGAACAAGCTCATCGACGTGGTCAAGCTGATGGACCTCACCGAGGGGCCGCACATCGAGCGCGAGATGATGCTGATCAAGGTGCGCGCCGTGGGCGGTGACCAGCGCGACGAGGTGAAGCGCATGGCCGACATCTTCCGCGGCCGCATCATCGACGTCACCGACAGCACCTACACCATCGAGGTGACCGGCGACAGTGCCAAGCTGGACGGCTTCATCCAGGCGCTGGACAAGGGCCTGATCCTGGAAACCGTGCGCTCCGGCGTGATGGGTATTTCGCGTGGCGAAAAGGCGCTGAGGATTTGA
- a CDS encoding acylphosphatase, which yields MSCCRCLVAGKVQGVWYRAATQRQALALGLTGYARNLPDGRVEVLACGDEAALRQLQDWLWQGPPAAVVSDVQCESAAEAAADGFATF from the coding sequence ATGAGCTGTTGCCGTTGCCTGGTCGCCGGCAAGGTGCAGGGGGTCTGGTATCGGGCCGCCACCCAGCGCCAGGCGCTGGCACTGGGGCTCACCGGTTATGCCCGCAACCTGCCCGATGGCCGCGTCGAGGTATTGGCCTGTGGCGATGAGGCGGCATTGCGGCAACTGCAGGACTGGCTCTGGCAGGGACCGCCCGCCGCCGTGGTAAGCGATGTGCAGTGCGAGTCGGCGGCGGAGGCCGCCGCCGACGGTTTTGCTACTTTCTAG